The sequence GTGCGGCTTAGAGCAATTAATCTACAGTGAACCTCACTACGAATGCAACTGTGCCACTAATGCTAAGTGCTCAGGCTAAGCGACTCAGGCGACGTGACTCTGATGAGGCCATGGCGGATTTTAAAGTACTTTAAATTCCCGCTGAATCCTGCATTTTGAGGTAGTTTGGGTATAGAATAGGCCCCCTCACTTTTGACATAGAAGATCCATGGAAAAGCTCGTACTCGACACGCATGATGATCCGCTCTCGCAACGCTTAGCACAGGTGTTTGGTTACCGTGACTTTAGGGACGGTCAGCGGGAGGTGATAGAACGTGTCTGCGGCGGGCAAGATTGTTTAGTGATCATGCCAACGGGCGGCGGTAAGAGTCTGTGTTATCAGTTACCCGCTTTGATGATGAATGGCATCACTATTGTCGTCTCCCCATTGATTTCTTTGATGAAAGATCAAGTCGATAGCTTATTGCAAACCGGTGTTGCTGCGGCTTATCTGAATTCTTCTTTGCCGCGAGAGCAGAGTGCCGAAGTATTAAGGCAGCTACGCCACGGTGAGTTAAAACTACTTTATGTGTCACCTGAGCGCTTATTAACCGCTGATTTTATTGAGCGTATGCAGTCGCTGCAGCTGGCGATGTTTGCCATCGACGAGGCGCACTGTATTAGTCAGTGGGGCCATGATTTTCGTCCTGAATATGCAGCACTCGGCCAGTTAAAACAACTCTTCCCCTATGTGCCTATGATGGCGCTGACTGCAACAGCAGATCAGGCAACGCGCCAAAGTATTTGTGAGCGTTTAGGTATTGATCCTTACCGACTATTATCGAGTTTTGATAGGCCGAATATTCGCTATACAGTGGCCGAAAAACTCAATGCCGCTAACCAGTTACGACATTTTCTACTACAACAAAATGGTAGCAGTGGGATTATTTATTGCAGCAGTCGTCGCCGTGTTGATGAGGTGGCCGATCGTTTATGCCTGCAAGGTTTTAATGCCAAGGCTTACCATGCGGGGATGACGCAGGAAGACCGTGGTGCAGTACAGGACAGTTTCCTTAAAGATCAAATTGATATCGTCGTTGCGACCGTGGCGTTTGGTATGGGGATCAATAAGTCGAACGTGCGCTTTGTGGTGCATTACGATATCCCGAAAAGCATCGAAGCCTATTACCAGGAAACGGGCCGAGCAGGTCGTGATGGGCTCGATGCTGAGGCTTTTATGCTATTTGATCCGGCCGATATTGGCCGAGTGCGGCATTTGATTGAGCAGTCAGAGCCGGGGCCGCAGCAACAGGTCGAATTCCACAAACTCAATACCATGGCGGCCTTTGCTGAGGCGCAAACCTGCCGCCGCCAAGTGCTGCTGCATTACTTTGATGAAAGTGCATTAGAACCCTGTGGTAACTGCGATATTTGCCTCGATCCGCCTAAGCGCTATAACGGCACCGAAGATGCGCAAAAGGTGCTGTCGTGTATTTATCGACTAGGACAGCGATTTGGTATCAATCACTTAATTGAAGTGTTACGCGGTTCGAAAGGCGCACCGATAGTCGATCGAGGGCATGACAAACTCACGACTTGGGGGATTGGTAAAGATAAAAGCCATGAATATTGGCTGAGTGTGATCCGTCAACTCATTCATCTGGGATTAGCAAGCCAAGATGTGACTCGTGGCTCCTCTATTACCTTAAACCCATCGGCACGGCCTGTGCTCAAAGGGGAAGTGGCGTTAATGCTCGCCGAACCGCGTATTCAGTTAACAACCACAAAACGTAAGGCGAGTCAGTCTAAAGCACCGCTTAATTATGACCGTAAGTTATTTGCGCGGCTAAAATTGTTGCGTAGAACCATTGCCGAACAGCAGGACGTGCCGCCATATTTAGTGTTTAACGATGCGACACTCGCAGAAATGGCGGCCATGATGCCAACGAGTGCGGGTGAAATGCTCGCGGTTAACGGGGTTGGCGAGCGTAAACTCAGCCGTTTTGGTGACGATTTCCTTGATGAGATTGCAGCTTATTTAGCTGGAGAGTGATTATCCTGACTATTTTCACTGATCTTAATCTTACCTAATTGATTGATGCCAGCGCGCTTAATCAGAGATTCTAAAGTGTCAAACTGCTGCAATGCGGCAATGCCAATATAAACTCTATTCGACCCCTGCCAAGGTTGAATCGCTGCCGTTAACTGATTGACAACACGCTGCGCCCCCATCGCTGAGGTATGGGGTAATACAATTACTATTTCATCCATGGAATAGCGGATGAGTTTATCGTGCTCACGTAATTTATGTTGTAGCTCATCTTGCAGTGGTGGCAGGTCTACTTGACGGATCTGGCTGGCATTAAAGAGCAGCAGTGCCAGGGGATAGTTGCCTTGTTTTGCGCTGTTTAGGGCCGATTCCAATTGTTGTATTGGGGATAATGACTGGCTGTCATTATCCGTTGCTGGGACGCGATTATTTTGTTTATCAATAAAATACCAAATAGCACCGCCCAGTATTGTCATCGCAAGTAAAAAAAGAGTGCTATATGCCCAATCTAGATTGAGTTCATCAAGGATGTTAGGATTTTGCGTGTTAGGCGCAGTTTCCTGCGGTAAATCTTGTTGATTGATGCGTGCTTTGAACTGCAATATACGAGTATTGTTCATCGCTTCATTTGCGAATTCTGAAGCCTGATGACGTTTTAGTAGAAAGTCATATGCCTGTTTAAAATCTCCTTTATCTACGTAATAGTCACTTAATATTCGGTAGAATTCTTTTAAATCTGAGTATTGCTTTAAACTTTCTCCCTGTTCAATTGCGGATTGCATTAGGGTTAATGCTGCCTCATCTTGAGATTGGGCGAAACGGATCTGTGCCAAGAGACGAGTAGAGCGCATCACGGCAACGAGCTGGTTTTGTTTTTGAAAGCTATTGATACTGATGGAAATATATTCTTCGGCTGTATCTATACGTCCTTTATCTAAGGAGATAGAGGCCAAAATTGCATAGCTGTAAGCGAGTTCTAAGGGGGAGCCTATTTCAGGAAGTAAGGCTTTTGCTTGTTTTTCGAGTTGGTCACTATAGTCAAATTCTTGATTATCGAATGCAATACGTGAGGCATTACGAAGAATGACATGCAGTACTTTTCCTTTTGCATCAGAACTTTGCAGCGCTAAATTGGTGTAATACATGGCCTGTGGAAAATCATGGGTGGCATAGAGTAAATTACCCATAGCGGCATATATGTAAGCCTGCGGCGGCCAAATCCAGTTTTGTGTTTGGCTATGAATATCAGGATAAATATCAATCGCAAGTCGTAAATCTTCGATGGCCGATGAGAAGTTGTCTGTATCTGTATCGAGTTGTCCTCGTAATCTTAAACTATCAATTAAAGACTGAGGTTGTTGGTAGCGTCTAGCGAGTGTAATGGCTGAATCGAGTAATGGCAGAGCATTCTGGATATTATTGTTATTAAGGTGTGCTTCGGCTTGGCATGTTAAAAAGTAGGGACGAGCTTGATCGAGTTTCAGTCGTTTAGCTTTTGCTTCACCCAACTGGGCGAGATTAATCGCGGCTTTATTTTCCCCTAATTGCAGCAAGTTTTGGCACTTCAAAATACTGAGACGGAGCTGATCAATGTCTGATGCTTTTTCCGTTACGGGTTGTTTTTCAAGGGTTGCTATTTGATTAAAGGCTTTAGTCGGATATTGGTAGATGATTTCGGTCAATTCATCGAGTTGACTGTTAGCACAGGCATTAAGAGTAACAAGCCATAAGAGCATGCTCAGTGCCAAGACGCGAAAATCCATTTTGTGCTCCATAGAATGCGTAAACTCTATTATCCATAATCAGTGAGGCTGGATTATAACTTTTCTTAATCATTTTTTGCATAAAAAACTATTTTTTTCTAAGTGAGATAAATTAACACATCTGAATGATTTCTGAATCCAAACAGCGGGTTAATTCTGTGGGAACGATCACTAATTGAAGGATAAAACTCGCAATTAGTTGGCTGATGACAAGTCAAATCAGTAGAACATGAAAAAATTGGGGTTGACACTATCGGCTAGGCAAGTTAAATATTAACCGTCCTCAATAATTCAAACAGAATAAATATACAGATTAAATGAATATTATTAGCCGCAAACTCGACCTCCTCCTCTCTCTCCTCGCGGTTTATACGCGGAGGTCTTAGTGTTGCACGCTCGATAAAGAGGCAAAGCATTCACAAACCCCGCACAAATGTTGCGGGGTTTTTTGTATCTGAATACGGCAAAAATTAACTAACGAACGGTGACGTTCCATGGAGAAGCGAGATGTCTAACAGAGTCATAATATTTGATACCACCTTGCGTGATGGTGAGCAGGCGTTAGCCGCAAGTTTGTCGGTCAAAGAAAAGCTACAGATCGCTATGGCGCTGGAACGTCTCGGTGTGGATGTGATGGAAGTGGGTTTTCCAGTTTCTTCACCCGGTGATTTTGAGTCAGTGCAGACCATAGCACGCACCATCAAAAATAGCCGCGTTTGTGCCTTATC is a genomic window of Shewanella putrefaciens containing:
- the recQ gene encoding DNA helicase RecQ codes for the protein MEKLVLDTHDDPLSQRLAQVFGYRDFRDGQREVIERVCGGQDCLVIMPTGGGKSLCYQLPALMMNGITIVVSPLISLMKDQVDSLLQTGVAAAYLNSSLPREQSAEVLRQLRHGELKLLYVSPERLLTADFIERMQSLQLAMFAIDEAHCISQWGHDFRPEYAALGQLKQLFPYVPMMALTATADQATRQSICERLGIDPYRLLSSFDRPNIRYTVAEKLNAANQLRHFLLQQNGSSGIIYCSSRRRVDEVADRLCLQGFNAKAYHAGMTQEDRGAVQDSFLKDQIDIVVATVAFGMGINKSNVRFVVHYDIPKSIEAYYQETGRAGRDGLDAEAFMLFDPADIGRVRHLIEQSEPGPQQQVEFHKLNTMAAFAEAQTCRRQVLLHYFDESALEPCGNCDICLDPPKRYNGTEDAQKVLSCIYRLGQRFGINHLIEVLRGSKGAPIVDRGHDKLTTWGIGKDKSHEYWLSVIRQLIHLGLASQDVTRGSSITLNPSARPVLKGEVALMLAEPRIQLTTTKRKASQSKAPLNYDRKLFARLKLLRRTIAEQQDVPPYLVFNDATLAEMAAMMPTSAGEMLAVNGVGERKLSRFGDDFLDEIAAYLAGE
- a CDS encoding tetratricopeptide repeat-containing diguanylate cyclase, yielding MDFRVLALSMLLWLVTLNACANSQLDELTEIIYQYPTKAFNQIATLEKQPVTEKASDIDQLRLSILKCQNLLQLGENKAAINLAQLGEAKAKRLKLDQARPYFLTCQAEAHLNNNNIQNALPLLDSAITLARRYQQPQSLIDSLRLRGQLDTDTDNFSSAIEDLRLAIDIYPDIHSQTQNWIWPPQAYIYAAMGNLLYATHDFPQAMYYTNLALQSSDAKGKVLHVILRNASRIAFDNQEFDYSDQLEKQAKALLPEIGSPLELAYSYAILASISLDKGRIDTAEEYISISINSFQKQNQLVAVMRSTRLLAQIRFAQSQDEAALTLMQSAIEQGESLKQYSDLKEFYRILSDYYVDKGDFKQAYDFLLKRHQASEFANEAMNNTRILQFKARINQQDLPQETAPNTQNPNILDELNLDWAYSTLFLLAMTILGGAIWYFIDKQNNRVPATDNDSQSLSPIQQLESALNSAKQGNYPLALLLFNASQIRQVDLPPLQDELQHKLREHDKLIRYSMDEIVIVLPHTSAMGAQRVVNQLTAAIQPWQGSNRVYIGIAALQQFDTLESLIKRAGINQLGKIKISENSQDNHSPAK